In one Bacteroidota bacterium genomic region, the following are encoded:
- a CDS encoding sigma 54-interacting transcriptional regulator — translation MDREAFRERFGILGDSDGMRRVVDRIRQVARTEITVLLEGESGVGKELLAQAVHALSSRRHKSLVVVNCGAIPEGLIESELFGAEKGAYTGATSQRTGFFEEANGGTIFLDEIGEMPTQAQVRLLRVLETGQFSRVGSSQVQTTNARVVAATNKNLAESVRRGDFREDLYYRLSTVVIQIPSLRERREDILPLFDHFLHRFTQQYNAQTRRLSDEARELLVRYNWPGNVRELRNVAEQAVVLVPGTRVDADTLRPLLRGVTAERSLTPHRAPESESEAYERGLLYRALLDLRLEVRELRAMFQRFVRGAGDFPGGFPTEGFGGDFPAAAYPPAYAPPALPPAPTIADADFDEAPTELPSTAETPGRFATEIDVAAFTDTDSTYARFEEVDEADAEVNGADDALAPGLVLDPDSDLPTMEAVEHALIAEALRRFEGNRRRTAEALGISERTLYRKIKEIEEV, via the coding sequence ATGGACCGCGAAGCCTTTCGCGAACGCTTCGGTATCCTCGGCGACTCCGACGGCATGCGCCGAGTCGTGGACCGCATCCGGCAGGTCGCGCGCACCGAGATCACGGTGCTCCTCGAAGGCGAGAGCGGCGTCGGCAAAGAACTCCTCGCGCAGGCCGTACACGCGCTGTCGAGTCGGCGGCACAAGTCGCTCGTGGTCGTCAACTGCGGGGCGATTCCCGAGGGGCTGATCGAGAGCGAACTGTTTGGCGCGGAGAAGGGCGCGTACACGGGCGCGACGAGCCAGCGGACGGGCTTCTTCGAGGAGGCGAACGGGGGCACCATCTTCCTCGATGAAATCGGCGAGATGCCGACGCAGGCGCAGGTGCGGCTACTGCGCGTGCTGGAGACGGGACAGTTCAGCCGCGTCGGGTCGAGCCAGGTGCAGACGACCAACGCCCGCGTGGTGGCGGCGACCAACAAGAACCTGGCAGAGTCGGTCCGGCGCGGCGACTTCCGCGAGGACCTCTACTACCGCCTCTCGACGGTCGTCATCCAGATTCCTTCGTTGCGGGAACGCCGCGAGGACATCCTGCCGCTCTTCGACCACTTCCTGCACCGGTTCACACAGCAGTACAACGCCCAGACGCGCCGTCTTTCCGATGAGGCCCGCGAACTGCTCGTGCGCTACAACTGGCCCGGCAACGTGCGCGAACTCCGCAACGTCGCCGAGCAGGCCGTCGTGCTCGTGCCCGGCACCCGCGTCGATGCCGACACGCTGCGGCCGCTGCTGCGCGGTGTGACGGCCGAGCGCAGCCTGACGCCGCACCGCGCGCCGGAGAGCGAGTCCGAGGCCTATGAGCGGGGCCTCCTCTACCGTGCGCTCCTCGACCTGCGCCTCGAAGTGCGCGAACTGCGCGCCATGTTTCAGCGCTTTGTGCGTGGCGCAGGCGACTTCCCCGGCGGCTTCCCCACCGAAGGGTTTGGCGGCGACTTCCCGGCGGCTGCCTATCCGCCCGCCTACGCGCCCCCCGCCCTGCCGCCCGCGCCCACCATTGCCGACGCCGACTTCGACGAGGCACCGACGGAGCTACCTTCCACGGCTGAGACCCCAGGCCGCTTTGCCACCGAGATCGATGTGGCGGCCTTCACGGACACGGACAGCACCTACGCCCGCTTCGAGGAGGTCGACGAGGCTGATGCTGAGGTGAACGGCGCGGACGACGCGCTCGCTCCTGGACTGGTCCTCGACCCCGACTCCGACTTGCCCACCATGGAGGCCGTCGAGCACGCGCTGATTGCCGAGGCGCTGCGCCGCTTCGAGGGCAACCGCCGCCGTACCGCCGAGGCGCTCGGCATCTCGGAGCGCACGCTCTACCGCAAAATCAAAGAGATCGAGGAGGTTTGA
- a CDS encoding Uma2 family endonuclease produces the protein MPVAPAVTLRMTPEEYFAWEETQVEKHEYVHGEVFPMSGDTRNHALIPANFIAALVPLLRGTGCRVFSSDLRIQIHDDRYTYPDLSVVCGPEQYRTGRQTTLLNPTLIVEVLSDSTAEYDRGEKFEAYRQVASLREYVLVAQDRRHVELFRKEPAGGDGADRWVLYEFAGDDTLTLASVSAEVSMAALYEGVEV, from the coding sequence ATGCCCGTCGCGCCTGCCGTCACGCTCCGCATGACACCGGAGGAGTACTTCGCCTGGGAAGAGACGCAGGTGGAGAAACACGAATACGTCCACGGCGAAGTCTTTCCCATGTCTGGAGATACCCGCAACCACGCGCTCATCCCTGCCAACTTTATCGCGGCACTCGTTCCGCTGCTACGAGGCACCGGCTGCCGAGTGTTTAGCAGCGACCTTCGTATTCAGATTCACGACGACCGCTACACCTACCCGGACCTCTCGGTCGTCTGCGGCCCCGAGCAATACCGCACGGGTCGACAGACTACGCTTCTCAACCCGACGCTGATCGTGGAGGTCCTTTCCGACTCTACGGCCGAGTACGACCGCGGCGAGAAGTTCGAAGCCTACCGACAGGTCGCATCGCTGCGTGAATACGTGCTTGTTGCACAAGACCGCCGCCACGTCGAACTCTTCCGCAAGGAACCCGCAGGCGGCGACGGCGCGGACCGCTGGGTGCTCTACGAGTTCGCCGGTGACGATACGCTCACGCTTGCCTCGGTCAGTGCCGAAGTATCGATGGCGGCGCTGTACGAGGGCGTCGAGGTGTAG
- the miaB gene encoding tRNA (N6-isopentenyl adenosine(37)-C2)-methylthiotransferase MiaB produces MQPISDLDVLQPVSSAPDANANIDAPKTVASQDGANGRRVYIETYGCQMNVADSEVVASLLLQDGFGLTDREDEADVVLINTCAIREKAEDRVRGRLAKFRAKKVKERPDLTIGVLGCMAERLRKKLLEQEKLVDVVVGPDAYRDLPRLVRQADETGQAGVNVQLSREETYADLAPVRYDTNGVSAFVSIMRGCDNMCAFCVVPFTRGRERSRPVTSILSEVGQLVDAGYKEVTVLGQNVNSYRVEHDGAAVDFAELLYRISLLSPELRIRYSTSHPKDCSDDLLHVHRERPTVCDFIHLPVQHGNTDVLRRMRRTYTREQYLSLIERARAIVPDIAFSTDIIAGFCDETDAEHADTLSLMEAVRYDHAFMFAYSERPDTYAARKYEDNVPEAVKKARLSEIIALQNEHSRALNELRVGRREVILVEGTSRRSDDQLRGRTDSNHMVVFDRPAGIQKGDYVAVEITGCTSATLFGDYLGATTLAEGVPVVVV; encoded by the coding sequence ATGCAGCCGATCTCCGACCTCGACGTCCTTCAACCCGTCTCGTCCGCGCCCGACGCGAATGCAAACATCGATGCGCCTAAAACGGTGGCGTCGCAGGACGGCGCTAACGGGCGGCGCGTCTACATCGAGACGTACGGCTGCCAGATGAACGTGGCCGACTCCGAGGTCGTGGCGTCGCTACTGTTGCAGGACGGCTTCGGGCTGACGGACCGCGAGGACGAGGCCGACGTCGTCCTCATCAACACGTGCGCGATTCGCGAGAAGGCGGAGGACCGCGTCCGGGGCCGCCTCGCCAAGTTCCGCGCGAAAAAGGTCAAGGAGCGGCCCGACCTCACCATCGGCGTGCTTGGGTGCATGGCCGAGCGGCTGCGCAAGAAGCTCCTCGAACAGGAGAAGCTCGTCGACGTGGTCGTGGGGCCGGACGCCTACCGCGACCTCCCGCGCCTCGTCCGGCAGGCCGACGAGACCGGGCAGGCGGGCGTGAACGTGCAGCTTTCCCGCGAGGAGACCTACGCCGACCTCGCGCCCGTCCGCTATGACACCAACGGCGTCTCGGCGTTCGTCTCGATCATGCGCGGGTGCGACAACATGTGCGCGTTCTGCGTCGTGCCGTTCACGCGCGGGCGCGAGCGCAGCCGCCCCGTCACGAGCATCCTCTCCGAGGTCGGCCAACTCGTCGACGCGGGCTACAAGGAGGTGACGGTCCTCGGCCAGAACGTGAACTCGTACCGCGTCGAGCACGACGGCGCGGCGGTCGACTTTGCCGAGCTGCTCTACCGCATCAGCCTGCTCAGCCCCGAGCTTCGGATTCGCTATTCCACCAGCCACCCGAAGGACTGCTCGGACGACCTGCTGCACGTCCACCGCGAGCGCCCGACGGTCTGCGACTTCATCCACCTCCCGGTCCAGCACGGCAACACCGACGTGCTCCGGCGGATGCGGCGGACCTACACGCGCGAGCAGTACCTCAGTCTCATCGAGCGCGCCCGCGCCATCGTCCCCGACATCGCCTTCTCCACCGACATCATCGCGGGCTTCTGCGACGAGACCGACGCCGAGCACGCCGACACGCTCTCGCTCATGGAGGCCGTGCGCTACGACCACGCGTTCATGTTCGCCTACTCCGAGCGGCCCGACACGTACGCCGCGCGGAAATACGAGGACAACGTGCCCGAGGCCGTCAAGAAGGCGCGCCTGAGCGAGATCATCGCGCTCCAGAACGAGCACAGCCGCGCGCTCAACGAGCTCCGCGTCGGCCGCCGCGAGGTCATCCTCGTCGAAGGCACCTCGCGTCGCTCGGACGACCAGCTGCGCGGGCGCACCGACTCGAATCACATGGTCGTCTTCGACCGCCCCGCTGGCATCCAGAAGGGTGACTACGTGGCCGTCGAGATCACTGGCTGCACCTCCGCCACGCTCTTCGGCGACTACCTCGGCGCGACTACGCTCGCGGAGGGCGTTCCCGTGGTTGTGGTGTAA
- a CDS encoding type II toxin-antitoxin system Phd/YefM family antitoxin: MSTITTVDARNQFSDILNRAAYGREHVVLTRRGKEIAALIPMEHLQILEQVLAKLEDDLDLAEALRVLDDEGDEVLEWEEVARDL, translated from the coding sequence GTGTCTACCATCACCACTGTAGACGCGCGCAACCAGTTCTCCGACATCCTGAACCGCGCCGCCTACGGGCGCGAGCACGTGGTCCTCACCCGCCGAGGTAAGGAGATCGCTGCGTTGATTCCGATGGAGCACCTCCAGATTCTGGAGCAGGTCCTGGCGAAGCTGGAAGACGATCTCGACCTCGCGGAAGCGCTCCGCGTGCTCGACGACGAGGGCGATGAGGTTTTGGAGTGGGAGGAGGTCGCGCGCGATCTCTAA
- a CDS encoding type II toxin-antitoxin system RelE/ParE family toxin translates to MSDYSVSVKRSAAKTLKKLPMPYRKRLKAAIDALAEEPRPHGHKVLDTGKQTYRIRIGPYRLVYQIQDARLTILVVKIADRKEVYQRLNELLRRIDPPSEPDASP, encoded by the coding sequence ATGTCTGACTACTCCGTCTCCGTCAAGCGGAGTGCGGCCAAGACGCTCAAGAAGCTGCCGATGCCCTATCGGAAGCGTCTCAAGGCTGCCATCGACGCGCTCGCCGAGGAGCCGCGTCCCCACGGTCACAAGGTTCTCGACACCGGTAAACAGACCTACCGCATTCGCATCGGCCCGTATCGCCTGGTCTACCAGATCCAGGACGCGCGGCTCACGATCCTCGTCGTGAAAATCGCGGACCGAAAGGAGGTCTACCAGCGCCTCAACGAGCTACTGCGCCGCATCGACCCGCCGAGCGAGCCGGACGCGTCTCCGTAA
- a CDS encoding CTP synthase, protein MPSPEGAPPHTKYLFVTGGVTSSLGKGIISASLGRLLEARGLRVTVQKFDPYINVDAGTMNPYEHGEVYVTKDGAETDLDLGHYERFLGRETTQANNVTTGRVYSGVIQKERAGEYLGKTVQVVPHVIDEIKAWMRALGDTGNYDVVITEIGGTAGDIESLPYLEAIRQFALEVGRHNASLVHLTLIPYLAAAGELKTKPTQHSVKQLQGYGLQPDFLVCRTEHPLDDSIRRKIALFCNVEPRAVIQSLDAESIYEVPLLLREQNFDDVVIERLGLTEYAEANDRVLAEPNLDGWVDFLRRLKNPESKVRVALVGKYVEHQDAYKSISESFILAGAAHQMQVEVKLVHSEKVSAENVGELLGDVAGILVAPGFGDRGIEGKIEAVRYAREQGVPFFGICLGMQMAVVEFARHVCGWDSANSTEFDPESPYPVIGLMAEQKGITAKGGTMRLGNYSCYLDEGARVRTIYNEETIQERHRHRFEVNNALRYKLREHGMRFAGVNPKRDLVEIIELPPEQHPWFVGVQFHPEYKTTVETPHPLFVAFLAAAIRHAEAEGELAAPRAPSRTRPVRRASARLPVEGEV, encoded by the coding sequence GTGCCCTCGCCTGAGGGCGCCCCCCCCCACACGAAGTACCTCTTCGTCACCGGCGGCGTCACGTCGTCGCTCGGCAAGGGCATCATCTCAGCGTCGCTGGGACGCCTGCTCGAAGCGCGCGGCCTGCGCGTCACGGTCCAGAAGTTCGACCCGTACATCAACGTGGACGCGGGGACGATGAACCCCTACGAGCACGGCGAGGTCTACGTCACCAAGGACGGCGCGGAGACGGACCTCGACCTCGGGCACTACGAGCGCTTCCTCGGCCGCGAGACCACGCAGGCCAACAACGTCACGACGGGCCGTGTCTACTCGGGCGTGATCCAGAAGGAGCGCGCAGGCGAGTACCTCGGTAAGACCGTTCAGGTGGTCCCGCACGTCATCGACGAGATCAAGGCGTGGATGCGCGCCCTCGGCGACACCGGCAACTACGACGTCGTCATCACGGAGATCGGTGGCACCGCGGGCGACATCGAGAGCCTGCCCTACCTCGAAGCGATCCGGCAGTTTGCGCTCGAAGTGGGTCGCCACAACGCGTCGCTCGTCCACCTGACGCTGATCCCCTACCTCGCCGCCGCAGGCGAACTCAAGACGAAGCCGACGCAGCACTCCGTCAAGCAACTCCAGGGTTACGGCCTCCAGCCCGACTTCCTCGTCTGCCGTACCGAGCACCCGCTCGACGACAGCATCCGTCGCAAAATCGCGCTCTTCTGCAACGTCGAGCCGCGTGCGGTCATCCAGTCGCTCGACGCCGAGTCGATCTACGAGGTGCCGCTGCTCCTGCGCGAGCAGAACTTCGACGACGTGGTGATCGAGCGCCTCGGCCTGACCGAGTACGCCGAGGCCAACGACCGCGTCCTCGCCGAGCCCAACCTCGACGGCTGGGTCGACTTCCTGCGGCGGCTCAAGAACCCGGAGAGCAAGGTCCGCGTGGCGCTTGTCGGGAAGTACGTCGAGCACCAGGACGCCTACAAGTCGATCTCGGAGAGCTTCATCCTCGCTGGAGCCGCGCACCAGATGCAGGTCGAGGTCAAGCTCGTCCACTCCGAGAAGGTCAGCGCCGAGAACGTCGGCGAGTTGCTCGGCGACGTGGCGGGCATCCTCGTGGCGCCCGGCTTCGGCGACCGCGGCATCGAGGGCAAGATCGAGGCTGTGCGCTACGCCCGCGAGCAGGGCGTGCCGTTCTTCGGCATCTGCCTCGGAATGCAGATGGCCGTCGTCGAGTTCGCGCGGCACGTCTGCGGCTGGGACAGCGCCAACTCCACCGAATTCGACCCCGAGAGCCCCTACCCCGTCATCGGCCTCATGGCCGAGCAGAAGGGCATCACCGCGAAGGGCGGCACGATGCGCCTCGGCAACTACTCCTGCTACCTCGACGAGGGCGCGCGCGTCCGGACGATCTACAACGAGGAGACGATCCAGGAGCGCCACCGCCACCGCTTTGAGGTCAACAACGCCCTGCGCTACAAGCTGCGCGAGCACGGCATGCGCTTCGCCGGCGTCAACCCGAAGCGCGACCTCGTCGAGATCATCGAGCTGCCCCCCGAGCAGCACCCGTGGTTCGTCGGCGTGCAGTTTCACCCCGAGTACAAGACGACCGTCGAGACGCCGCACCCGCTCTTCGTGGCGTTCCTCGCTGCCGCCATCCGCCACGCCGAGGCCGAGGGCGAACTCGCCGCCCCGCGCGCGCCGAGCCGCACCCGCCCCGTCCGCCGCGCCTCCGCCCGCCTCCCCGTCGAGGGCGAGGTGTAA
- a CDS encoding winged helix-turn-helix domain-containing protein, which yields MPDHASASRSAAVLGDGFRLDGWTIRPRAHELVRGTEVVRVEPKPMEVLVCLAARAGHTVTRDELLDAVWPEVFVSESTLSRCVSQLRKVFGDDPQAPRVIETIPRSGYRLIAPVTPLTAGDGLATAFDGEFEGVVTLDIAPPALPASQPMSAVPGKSRAGRLGVVLVGMVVLTLAALALSGRWGGTTLEPLTVTPFDLEPGVASSAAWSPDGSRVAYVRRSDDGGRPTAALLVRTSADTPPLRLDDGTAYVAAPAWSPDGIEIAFVRCADAGCRPYAVPALGGTPRRLAEVLVSPSGIAWLSDGSLVVAPRPAEGEPAPLARLDLSTGAVTPLTAPPATARGDWMPTPSPDGRWLAFGRRTVAGGQDLYRLDLADLDAPPERLTRDDADLAGVTWTPDGRALLLSSNRTGVYALWRLDPRRHTLTPVSSVPARDPGGPALAGEALIFEEWLFEINLWRYDLADLEAEPERLVASSAWDMHPHYSKGGQGQAGRLAFVSNRSGPPELWLADADGSRAQRRTQFDGPAVESPRWHPDGRRLVVQTRQDERAVLMLLDAEGGPPQPLTTLDADARHPRWSQDGTSVLFASNRGGTWQLWRVAIEGGTPERIPGTAGAIVGAEGPDGALLVARYGEPGLWRIDPDSDNNPDSREATPLLADLADPLAWTVADDALVYLAQSDSAQALVRWEPGSGQRTERVLPSVQQLPGTPVLTASADGTVVVFAQVDHVESDLVRVDGFK from the coding sequence ATGCCCGATCACGCTTCTGCTTCTCGCTCGGCAGCCGTTCTTGGCGACGGCTTTCGCCTCGATGGCTGGACCATCCGGCCGCGTGCCCACGAGTTGGTGCGCGGCACTGAGGTCGTCCGCGTCGAGCCGAAGCCGATGGAGGTTCTCGTCTGCCTCGCAGCGCGCGCCGGGCACACGGTCACGCGCGACGAACTCCTCGACGCTGTGTGGCCGGAGGTCTTCGTCTCCGAGAGCACGCTCAGCCGCTGCGTCTCGCAGCTCCGCAAGGTCTTCGGTGACGACCCACAGGCGCCCCGCGTGATCGAGACGATCCCGCGATCGGGCTATCGGCTCATCGCGCCCGTGACGCCGCTCACGGCGGGCGACGGCCTTGCCACGGCGTTCGACGGCGAGTTCGAGGGCGTCGTCACGCTGGACATCGCGCCGCCCGCCTTGCCTGCGTCCCAGCCGATGTCAGCCGTTCCGGGGAAGAGCCGCGCTGGACGGCTCGGCGTGGTGCTGGTCGGCATGGTTGTGCTCACACTCGCGGCACTCGCGCTCAGCGGTCGTTGGGGCGGCACCACGTTAGAACCGCTGACCGTCACGCCGTTCGACCTCGAACCGGGTGTCGCGTCGAGCGCGGCATGGTCGCCCGACGGGAGCCGCGTGGCCTATGTCCGCCGCTCGGACGACGGAGGGCGCCCGACGGCCGCGCTGCTCGTCCGCACCTCCGCCGACACGCCGCCGCTGCGCCTGGACGACGGCACGGCCTACGTCGCTGCCCCCGCGTGGTCGCCCGACGGTATCGAGATCGCGTTCGTCCGCTGCGCCGACGCGGGGTGCCGCCCCTATGCTGTGCCCGCGCTCGGCGGTACGCCTCGCCGCCTCGCCGAGGTGCTCGTGAGCCCATCCGGGATCGCCTGGCTGAGCGACGGATCGCTGGTGGTCGCCCCCCGCCCTGCCGAGGGGGAACCGGCGCCTCTCGCTCGCCTCGACCTCAGCACGGGTGCCGTCACGCCGCTCACGGCTCCGCCTGCCACCGCACGCGGCGACTGGATGCCGACGCCCTCGCCCGACGGTCGCTGGCTCGCGTTCGGGCGGCGCACGGTAGCGGGCGGGCAAGACCTCTATCGGCTCGACCTCGCTGACCTAGACGCACCCCCTGAGCGCTTGACCCGTGACGACGCCGACCTCGCGGGTGTCACGTGGACGCCCGACGGTCGTGCGCTGCTCCTGTCGTCCAACCGCACCGGCGTCTACGCGCTCTGGCGGCTCGATCCCCGCCGCCACACGCTCACACCCGTGTCGAGCGTGCCCGCGCGCGACCCTGGTGGCCCGGCGCTAGCCGGCGAGGCGCTCATCTTCGAGGAATGGCTGTTCGAGATCAACCTCTGGCGCTACGATCTTGCCGATCTCGAAGCGGAGCCCGAGCGGCTCGTGGCCTCGTCCGCGTGGGACATGCACCCGCACTATAGCAAAGGTGGCCAGGGCCAGGCCGGTCGCCTCGCGTTCGTTTCTAACCGCAGCGGCCCGCCTGAACTGTGGCTCGCCGACGCCGACGGCAGTCGAGCGCAGCGCCGCACGCAGTTCGACGGCCCTGCCGTGGAGTCGCCCCGGTGGCATCCCGACGGGCGGCGGCTCGTCGTGCAGACACGCCAGGACGAGCGCGCGGTGCTGATGCTGCTCGACGCCGAGGGCGGACCGCCGCAGCCACTCACCACGCTTGATGCCGATGCCCGCCACCCGCGCTGGTCGCAGGACGGTACGTCCGTGCTCTTCGCTTCGAATCGCGGGGGCACGTGGCAGTTGTGGCGTGTTGCAATTGAGGGCGGAACGCCGGAGCGCATCCCGGGCACGGCCGGCGCCATCGTCGGCGCTGAGGGACCCGACGGGGCGCTCCTCGTCGCGCGCTACGGCGAACCCGGCCTATGGCGCATCGACCCGGACAGTGATAACAACCCGGACAGCAGGGAGGCGACTCCGTTGCTGGCCGACCTCGCCGATCCGCTCGCGTGGACCGTCGCGGACGATGCCTTGGTCTACCTCGCCCAGAGCGACTCGGCGCAGGCGCTCGTTCGCTGGGAGCCGGGCTCGGGGCAGCGCACCGAACGCGTGCTCCCCTCGGTGCAGCAGCTGCCTGGCACGCCCGTGCTCACGGCCTCTGCGGACGGTACCGTCGTCGTGTTCGCCCAGGTCGATCACGTCGAGAGCGACCTCGTGCGCGTGGACGGCTTCAAGTAG
- a CDS encoding FG-GAP-like repeat-containing protein produces MPRLCYAAALALLLAPVLAAQPFTLIQDTPIATNSPFSYGASWVDIDGDLDLDLYVGNPSVSFPGAYFRNDGDGTFTDLAGTVDAGDLLDIWPSSHGQSWADYDNDGDLDACIAGAPVSSIYRNDGGRLIRVSGATQTSGGLGADPNSRGWTCSWGDYNNDGLVDLFIANPAGFIPPVDQPLSNTLYRNAGNGGFVRVDDTPVTEGLAPYTVGRWMDYDADGDQDLFIGSGPANGTIDRDYLYRNLLTETGSASFERIEGGPLDQARDGQTWNVIDYDNDGDLDAYVTNYGNVANELFRNDDGTFVPIARSVLVNDSDASLANVWGDYDNDGDLDVFVVNEQGQPARFYENGGPPSYTFSANARLFSDLTMGIYGASAGDYDNDGDLDLVAVPVFPRSFGAIYATKLYRNDASEGSAPGGWLKLKLEGTASNRAGLGTILRAETTIGGVAQTLTREVSAQNTFNGHSSLYVHFGLGDAAQIDRLTIAWPSGMEDVFENVEVNRFVIAEEGGSLTPVTSEPVTPVTPNRLALDAAYPNPSADALSIRYVLPEADAVTLVVYDLLGRRVAKLVEAPQVAGEHTVEWDATDATGQRLGAGVYLYRLETGSGTTTKRLTLVR; encoded by the coding sequence ATGCCTCGCCTCTGCTACGCTGCCGCGCTGGCGCTCCTCCTCGCGCCCGTCCTCGCGGCCCAGCCGTTCACCCTCATCCAGGACACACCCATCGCCACCAACAGCCCGTTCTCCTACGGCGCCTCGTGGGTCGACATCGACGGCGACCTCGATCTTGACCTCTACGTCGGCAACCCCAGCGTCTCGTTCCCCGGGGCCTACTTCCGCAACGACGGCGACGGCACGTTCACCGACCTTGCCGGGACCGTCGACGCGGGCGACCTCCTCGACATCTGGCCGTCGAGCCACGGGCAGTCGTGGGCCGACTATGACAACGATGGCGACCTCGACGCCTGCATCGCGGGCGCACCGGTGTCTAGCATCTACCGAAACGACGGCGGGCGCCTCATCCGCGTCAGCGGCGCCACCCAGACGTCGGGCGGCCTCGGCGCCGACCCCAACTCGCGCGGCTGGACCTGCTCCTGGGGCGACTACAACAACGACGGCCTCGTCGACCTCTTCATCGCCAACCCCGCTGGGTTCATCCCGCCGGTCGACCAGCCTCTCAGCAATACGCTCTACCGCAACGCGGGCAACGGCGGCTTCGTGCGCGTAGACGACACGCCCGTCACCGAGGGCCTCGCGCCGTACACCGTCGGGCGCTGGATGGACTACGACGCCGACGGCGACCAGGACCTCTTCATCGGCAGTGGCCCGGCCAACGGCACCATCGACCGCGACTACCTCTACCGCAACCTCCTCACCGAGACGGGCAGCGCCTCGTTCGAGCGCATCGAGGGCGGGCCGCTCGACCAAGCACGCGACGGCCAGACGTGGAACGTCATCGACTACGACAACGACGGCGACCTCGACGCCTACGTGACCAACTACGGCAACGTCGCCAACGAACTCTTCCGCAACGACGACGGCACCTTTGTCCCGATCGCGCGCAGCGTGCTCGTGAACGACAGCGACGCCTCGCTCGCCAACGTGTGGGGCGACTACGACAACGACGGCGACCTCGATGTCTTCGTCGTCAACGAGCAAGGGCAACCCGCTCGGTTCTACGAGAACGGGGGGCCGCCCAGCTACACGTTCAGCGCCAACGCCCGGCTCTTCAGCGATCTGACGATGGGCATCTACGGCGCGTCCGCGGGAGACTACGACAACGACGGCGACCTCGACCTCGTGGCGGTGCCCGTCTTCCCACGCTCGTTCGGGGCCATCTATGCGACGAAACTCTACCGTAACGACGCGAGCGAGGGCAGCGCGCCCGGTGGCTGGCTCAAACTCAAGCTCGAAGGCACCGCCTCGAACCGCGCGGGTCTCGGAACCATCCTCCGCGCCGAGACGACCATCGGCGGCGTGGCGCAGACGCTCACCCGCGAGGTGTCGGCGCAGAACACGTTCAACGGGCACAGCAGCCTCTACGTCCACTTCGGCCTCGGCGATGCCGCGCAGATCGACCGGCTCACCATCGCGTGGCCCTCGGGCATGGAGGACGTGTTCGAGAACGTGGAGGTAAACCGCTTCGTGATCGCGGAGGAGGGCGGCAGCCTTACGCCCGTCACGAGCGAACCAGTCACGCCGGTCACGCCGAATCGCTTGGCTCTCGACGCCGCCTACCCGAACCCGTCGGCGGATGCCCTCTCGATCCGCTACGTCCTCCCCGAGGCCGACGCGGTGACGCTGGTAGTCTACGACCTCCTCGGCCGCCGCGTGGCGAAGCTCGTGGAAGCCCCACAGGTCGCCGGAGAGCACACCGTCGAGTGGGACGCCACGGACGCTACCGGGCAGCGCCTCGGCGCGGGCGTCTACCTCTACCGCCTCGAAACCGGCAGCGGCACGACCACCAAGCGCCTCACGCTGGTCCGCTAG
- a CDS encoding DUF1579 family protein, with the protein MRYVLQLLALLLLVPVASSQQPTPCTQPEVAALDFWLGTWDLTWTNADGSDGKGTNTIAKTLGGWVVLEDFQDTTPGGTGFAGQSVSVFDARSGLWKQTWVDNAGGYLLFTGTPDAEPMEVRTAPFQNPQGQTQINRMTWTDVTDDALTWRWQRSTDDGATWTDMWVVAYTRAE; encoded by the coding sequence ATGCGCTACGTCCTTCAACTCCTCGCCCTCTTGCTGCTCGTCCCTGTGGCCTCGTCGCAGCAGCCCACGCCCTGCACTCAGCCCGAGGTCGCCGCGCTCGACTTCTGGCTCGGCACCTGGGACCTCACCTGGACCAACGCCGACGGATCGGACGGGAAGGGAACCAACACCATCGCTAAGACGCTCGGCGGGTGGGTCGTCCTCGAGGACTTCCAGGACACCACGCCCGGCGGCACGGGCTTCGCGGGGCAGAGCGTCTCCGTCTTCGACGCACGTTCCGGACTGTGGAAGCAGACGTGGGTGGACAACGCGGGCGGCTACCTGCTCTTCACCGGCACCCCCGACGCCGAGCCGATGGAAGTGCGCACCGCGCCGTTCCAGAACCCCCAAGGCCAGACGCAGATCAACCGCATGACCTGGACCGACGTAACCGACGACGCGCTCACCTGGCGCTGGCAGCGCTCGACCGACGACGGCGCGACGTGGACGGACATGTGGGTGGTCGCGTACACGCGAGCCGAGTGA